A section of the Mesobacillus jeotgali genome encodes:
- the smc gene encoding chromosome segregation protein SMC: MFLKRLDVVGFKSFAERISVEFVPGVTAVVGPNGSGKSNITDSIRWVLGEQSARSLRGSKMEDIIFAGSDSRKPLNFAEVTLTLDNEDQSLPLDYNEVSVTRRVYRSGDSEYLINKQNCRLKDIVDLFMDSGLGREAFSIISQGRVEEILNSKPEDRRTIFEEAAGVLKYKSRKKKAENKLFETQENLNRVTDIIHELEAQVEPLKIQASIAKDYLQQKEELEQIEVALTAYEIEDLHARWEQLSKQLEHHKEDEIKQSALLQKKEAEIEKMRDHLAALDESVSDLQNVLLHASEELEKLEGRREVLKERKKNASQNKGQLEKNIEELTSSIARLEEQKAEYKKAVFELSEEAGALQKELQQKQEHLKLYSEDVELKIDSIKSDYIEVLNEQASAKNEKIYIEQQLQQQEAKGSRLDHDNDRFVGIRDEINEKKAEIEDKVASAQQELEEQAKLFFEEQKKLESLRSNYEKQEKTLYQAYQFLQQAKSKKEMLEEMEEDYSGFFQGVKEVLKARNSKLQGVEGAIAELINVPKQYETAIETALGGAMQHIVVKTEENARAAIQYLKQKSFGRATFLPLSIIKGKYLTGSQTTLLSGYSAYIGTAADLIQYDEKYAEVVKNLLGNVIIAKDLKGANEIAKMLQYRSRIVTLDGDVVNPGGSMTGGAVKQKSSSLLSRKGELEDLTNKLADMEEKTRVLESRVKALKADIHSSELRLEELRKTGEELRFKQQTLKGDLREVELEQKNINERLSVYDSEKTQMDTDREKLVSRLAELDRLLAKHQQTLVQLDKEIERLTELKNSNSTSKDTLISEISDLKIILASKKEQLTHVKEKLESTIFQAEEQSGKLAFMKEDLSLLSSEMTDSSSGESQLEEAAKQKLQDKNETLKLIASRRHERLELQNKLEDQELESKELRRLQKGMNEVLKDEEVKLNRLDVELDNKLAHLREEYLLSYEAAKEQYPLTIPADEARRKVKLIKMAIEELGTVNIGAIEEYERVSERYEFLLEQKNDLQEAKDTLFLVIEEMDQEMKKRFEQTFTGIRSHFESVFQALFGGGRADLKLTQPDDLLNTGVEIVAQPPGKKLQNLGLLSGGERALTAIALLFSILKVRPVPFCILDEVEAALDEANVYRFAQYLKKYRDETQFIVITHRKGTMEEADVLYGVTMQESGVSKLVSVRLEDSKELVKM, encoded by the coding sequence TTGTTTTTAAAACGATTAGATGTAGTCGGCTTTAAATCATTTGCCGAGAGAATATCTGTGGAATTCGTACCGGGTGTTACTGCTGTCGTGGGACCCAATGGAAGCGGAAAGAGCAATATCACAGATTCCATTCGATGGGTTCTTGGTGAACAATCTGCCCGGTCGCTCCGAGGTTCGAAGATGGAAGATATCATCTTTGCCGGCAGTGATTCCAGGAAGCCGCTGAATTTTGCAGAAGTCACGTTAACTCTTGATAACGAAGATCAATCATTGCCGCTTGATTACAACGAAGTAAGTGTAACCAGACGTGTCTACCGTTCAGGTGACAGCGAATATTTAATTAATAAACAGAACTGCAGATTGAAGGATATTGTCGATCTATTCATGGACTCAGGACTTGGCCGTGAAGCATTCTCTATTATCAGCCAGGGAAGAGTTGAGGAAATCCTCAACAGCAAGCCAGAAGACCGCAGGACGATTTTCGAAGAAGCGGCAGGTGTCCTTAAATATAAATCCCGAAAGAAAAAAGCTGAGAACAAGCTTTTTGAAACGCAGGAGAATTTAAACCGTGTAACAGACATTATCCATGAGCTGGAAGCTCAGGTTGAGCCGTTAAAAATCCAGGCTTCCATTGCTAAGGATTATCTTCAGCAAAAGGAAGAGCTTGAGCAAATTGAAGTAGCGCTGACAGCCTATGAAATTGAAGATTTGCATGCCCGATGGGAGCAGCTTTCCAAACAGCTGGAACACCATAAAGAAGATGAAATAAAGCAGTCTGCCCTTTTGCAGAAGAAAGAAGCGGAAATTGAAAAGATGAGGGACCACTTAGCTGCACTCGATGAATCGGTCAGCGACCTTCAGAATGTCCTTCTGCATGCGAGTGAGGAGCTCGAGAAGCTGGAAGGCAGGAGAGAAGTCCTCAAGGAACGAAAGAAAAATGCTTCGCAAAATAAAGGCCAGCTTGAAAAGAATATTGAAGAACTGACTTCTTCCATTGCCAGACTGGAGGAACAGAAGGCCGAGTATAAGAAAGCTGTTTTCGAATTGAGCGAAGAAGCCGGTGCCCTCCAAAAAGAGCTGCAGCAAAAACAGGAGCATTTAAAGCTCTATAGCGAAGATGTCGAGCTTAAAATCGATTCAATCAAAAGTGATTACATCGAGGTGCTGAATGAACAGGCCAGCGCTAAAAATGAAAAAATCTATATCGAGCAGCAGCTGCAGCAGCAGGAAGCCAAAGGATCCAGACTGGATCATGACAATGACAGATTTGTAGGGATCCGCGATGAAATAAATGAAAAGAAAGCAGAAATCGAGGATAAGGTGGCATCCGCACAGCAAGAATTGGAAGAACAGGCAAAGCTATTCTTTGAAGAACAGAAAAAGCTGGAATCTTTAAGAAGTAATTATGAAAAGCAAGAGAAAACTCTCTATCAAGCTTATCAGTTCCTGCAACAGGCAAAATCAAAGAAGGAAATGCTGGAGGAAATGGAAGAGGATTACTCTGGTTTCTTCCAGGGAGTAAAAGAGGTGCTGAAAGCCAGGAATTCCAAACTACAGGGAGTTGAAGGAGCAATTGCCGAGCTGATTAACGTGCCTAAGCAATACGAAACGGCAATCGAGACAGCTCTGGGCGGCGCTATGCAGCATATTGTTGTCAAGACTGAAGAGAATGCACGAGCCGCCATCCAGTATCTAAAGCAAAAGTCATTTGGCAGGGCGACTTTCCTCCCCCTCAGTATCATAAAGGGTAAATACCTGACCGGCTCGCAGACCACGCTTCTTTCGGGATACAGTGCCTATATCGGCACTGCTGCGGATTTGATTCAATATGATGAAAAGTATGCCGAGGTGGTCAAAAACCTGTTAGGGAATGTTATTATTGCCAAGGATTTGAAGGGTGCCAACGAAATAGCAAAAATGCTGCAATATCGCAGCAGAATCGTCACCCTTGATGGAGATGTAGTTAACCCTGGCGGTTCGATGACTGGTGGAGCGGTAAAGCAAAAATCCTCCTCTCTTTTAAGCAGAAAAGGCGAATTAGAGGATTTAACCAACAAGCTAGCCGATATGGAAGAAAAAACAAGGGTGCTAGAATCCAGGGTCAAAGCATTGAAGGCGGATATCCACTCAAGCGAATTGAGGCTGGAAGAACTGAGGAAAACAGGGGAAGAGCTTCGTTTTAAGCAACAGACCCTAAAAGGCGACCTTAGGGAAGTCGAGCTTGAGCAGAAAAATATCAATGAACGTTTGTCTGTGTACGATTCTGAAAAGACCCAGATGGATACCGACAGGGAAAAGCTGGTATCGAGACTGGCAGAACTTGATCGGCTATTGGCCAAGCATCAGCAGACACTTGTCCAATTAGATAAAGAAATAGAAAGATTGACTGAGCTCAAAAACTCTAACTCTACTTCCAAGGATACGCTTATTTCTGAAATCAGTGATTTGAAAATCATTCTGGCCTCCAAAAAGGAACAGCTTACCCATGTGAAGGAAAAACTGGAGTCCACAATCTTTCAGGCAGAAGAGCAATCAGGAAAATTGGCTTTCATGAAAGAAGATCTTTCTTTGCTATCATCAGAGATGACTGATAGCTCGTCTGGTGAATCCCAGCTGGAGGAAGCAGCAAAACAGAAGCTCCAGGATAAAAATGAAACACTTAAATTGATTGCCTCAAGAAGACATGAACGTCTCGAGCTGCAAAACAAACTTGAGGATCAGGAACTAGAGTCGAAGGAACTAAGAAGACTGCAAAAAGGAATGAATGAAGTACTGAAGGATGAGGAAGTGAAATTGAACAGGCTCGATGTAGAACTGGACAATAAGCTGGCACATCTTCGGGAAGAATACCTGCTTTCCTATGAAGCCGCTAAAGAACAATATCCGCTGACAATCCCGGCTGATGAAGCAAGAAGAAAAGTGAAGCTTATCAAAATGGCGATTGAAGAGCTCGGCACAGTCAACATTGGAGCAATTGAAGAATACGAGCGGGTATCTGAGCGTTATGAATTCCTGCTCGAGCAAAAGAACGATCTGCAGGAAGCAAAAGACACATTGTTCCTTGTTATTGAGGAAATGGACCAGGAAATGAAGAAACGTTTTGAGCAGACCTTTACTGGCATCCGATCACACTTTGAGTCTGTTTTCCAGGCCTTGTTTGGCGGCGGAAGAGCAGATCTGAAATTGACACAGCCTGATGATCTTTTAAACACAGGTGTGGAAATTGTCGCACAGCCGCCCGGGAAGAAGCTCCAGAATCTTGGGCTTTTGTCTGGCGGTGAGCGGGCATTGACTGCGATTGCACTGTTATTCTCGATTCTTAAGGTCCGTCCCGTTCCATTCTGTATCCTGGATGAGGTGGAAGCCGCATTGGATGAAGCCAATGTATACCGTTTCGCCCAATACTTGAAAAAATACCGTGATGAAACGCAATTTATTGTCATCACCCACCGTAAGGGTACAATGGAGGAAGCGGATGTCCTTTATGGTGTCACCATGCAGGAATCAGGTGTCTCCAAGCTTGTATCCGTCAGGCTGGAGGATTCAAAAGAACTTGTCAAAATGTAA
- the ftsY gene encoding signal recognition particle-docking protein FtsY, with translation MSFFKKLKEKFSTQTESVTEKFKDGLTKTRDNFSNKVNDLVSRYRKVDEEFFEELEEILIQADVGFDTVMELVEELKKEVKRRNIQDTKDVQAVISEKLVEIYEDGTEDESFRLNIQEDGLTVILFVGVNGVGKTTTIGKLAHKFKSEGKNVLLAAGDTFRAGAIEQLEVWGDRVGVDVIKQAEGSDPAAVMYDAVQSAKSRKADILICDTAGRLQNKVNLMKELEKVKRVIEREVPGAPHEVLLVLDATTGQNALIQAKTFKEATDVSGIVLTKLDGTAKGGIVLAIRKELNIPVKFVGLGEKMDDLQEFDAERYVYGLFADLVEEEETAEES, from the coding sequence GTGAGTTTTTTTAAGAAATTAAAAGAAAAGTTTTCGACACAGACTGAAAGTGTTACAGAGAAATTCAAAGATGGCCTGACGAAAACAAGAGACAATTTTTCCAACAAGGTAAATGATCTTGTTTCACGTTACCGGAAGGTGGATGAGGAGTTTTTTGAAGAACTTGAGGAAATTTTGATCCAGGCAGATGTCGGCTTTGATACCGTAATGGAATTAGTCGAAGAGCTTAAAAAAGAAGTCAAGCGCAGAAACATCCAGGATACGAAGGATGTACAGGCAGTCATTTCCGAGAAGCTTGTAGAAATCTATGAGGACGGTACTGAGGATGAATCGTTCAGGCTGAACATTCAGGAAGACGGATTGACTGTTATATTATTCGTAGGCGTGAATGGGGTAGGGAAAACGACGACCATTGGCAAATTGGCTCACAAATTCAAGAGCGAAGGGAAGAATGTCCTTCTTGCTGCTGGAGATACCTTCCGTGCTGGGGCAATTGAGCAGCTCGAAGTATGGGGCGATCGCGTTGGTGTGGATGTCATCAAGCAGGCAGAAGGCTCCGACCCGGCTGCAGTCATGTATGATGCGGTTCAGTCTGCGAAATCAAGAAAAGCTGATATTCTAATCTGTGATACTGCTGGCAGATTGCAAAATAAGGTCAACCTAATGAAGGAGCTTGAAAAGGTAAAGCGTGTGATTGAACGCGAAGTGCCGGGCGCACCACATGAAGTTCTGCTCGTTCTGGATGCAACTACCGGCCAAAATGCACTTATTCAGGCTAAGACTTTTAAGGAAGCAACCGACGTAAGCGGAATTGTGCTTACCAAGCTTGATGGGACAGCCAAGGGCGGTATTGTGCTAGCGATACGCAAAGAGCTCAATATTCCGGTAAAATTTGTCGGTCTTGGCGAAAAAATGGATGACCTACAGGAATTCGACGCTGAAAGATATGTTTATGGCCTGTTCGCTGACCTGGTAGAGGAAGAAGAAACAGCCGAAGAATCTTGA
- a CDS encoding putative DNA-binding protein, with translation MLEKTNRMNYLYDFYQALLTPKQSSYMALYYLDDYSLGEIAEEYDVSRQAVYDNIKRTEAMLEEYEEKLLLFDKFQKRSGLLSKVRELIAENGDPGALGELVDEIEKLD, from the coding sequence ATGCTTGAGAAAACGAACCGCATGAATTATTTGTATGATTTTTATCAGGCATTGCTGACTCCAAAACAAAGCAGTTATATGGCTCTATACTATCTTGATGATTACTCTCTTGGGGAAATTGCCGAGGAGTATGATGTTAGCCGGCAGGCTGTATACGACAATATCAAACGTACCGAAGCGATGCTCGAGGAGTATGAAGAGAAGCTTCTTCTGTTCGACAAATTCCAGAAGCGAAGCGGGCTGCTTTCAAAAGTGAGAGAGCTCATTGCTGAAAATGGAGACCCCGGCGCTTTGGGAGAACTAGTAGATGAGATTGAGAAATTAGACTAG